A genomic segment from Modestobacter roseus encodes:
- a CDS encoding deoxyribonuclease IV: MAGQRIGVHVGRGLTEAGELEDGGPLARAAELDADAVQVFLADPQDWKAPKPRPDADALIAGDVAVFVHAPYVLNVASTNNRIRIPSRKLLGQHAAASAAIGAAGMVVHGGHVLAKDDPAAGVDNWRKTFARQADDGGFGVPVLIENTAGGEHAMARELDALARLWEAVGGFGAGFVLDTCHAWAAGWDLSSVVDDVRAVTGRIDLVHLNNSRDPAGSGRDRHAALESGEIPAELLLQVAREAGCPVVLETPGDPASHAAEISLLRAALAG; encoded by the coding sequence GTGGCTGGACAGCGGATCGGCGTGCACGTGGGCAGGGGCCTGACCGAGGCCGGCGAGCTGGAGGACGGCGGCCCGCTGGCCCGCGCCGCGGAGCTGGACGCCGACGCCGTCCAGGTGTTCCTCGCCGACCCGCAGGACTGGAAGGCGCCGAAGCCCCGGCCGGACGCCGACGCGCTGATCGCCGGTGACGTCGCGGTGTTCGTGCACGCCCCCTACGTGCTCAACGTCGCCTCCACGAACAACCGGATCCGCATCCCCAGCCGCAAGCTGCTCGGTCAGCACGCCGCGGCGTCGGCGGCGATCGGCGCAGCCGGCATGGTCGTGCACGGCGGGCACGTGCTCGCGAAGGACGACCCGGCCGCCGGCGTCGACAACTGGCGCAAGACCTTCGCCCGGCAGGCCGACGACGGCGGATTCGGGGTGCCGGTGCTGATCGAGAACACCGCGGGCGGCGAGCACGCGATGGCCCGCGAGCTCGACGCCCTGGCCCGGCTGTGGGAGGCGGTGGGCGGCTTCGGCGCCGGCTTCGTGCTCGACACCTGCCACGCCTGGGCGGCCGGCTGGGACCTGTCGAGCGTCGTCGACGACGTCCGGGCGGTGACCGGGCGCATCGACCTGGTGCACCTGAACAACAGCCGCGACCCGGCCGGGTCCGGGCGCGACCGGCACGCGGCCCTGGAGTCCGGGGAGATACCGGCCGAGCTGCTGCTGCAGGTCGCGCGGGAGGCGGGCTGCCCGGTGGTGCTGGAGACCCCCGGCGACCCCGCGTCCCACGCGGCGGAGATCAGCCTGCTGCGCGCGGCCCTCGCCGGCTGA
- the rpsR gene encoding 30S ribosomal protein S18 codes for MPKPPVRKPKKKVCQFCKDKATYIDYKDTTLLRKFISDRGKIRARRVSGNCSQHQRDVAVAVKNSREMALLPYTSTAR; via the coding sequence GTGCCCAAGCCCCCTGTGCGCAAGCCCAAGAAGAAGGTCTGCCAGTTCTGCAAGGACAAGGCGACCTACATCGACTACAAGGACACGACCCTGCTGCGGAAGTTCATCTCCGACCGCGGCAAGATCCGTGCCCGCCGCGTCAGCGGCAACTGCAGCCAGCACCAGCGTGACGTCGCCGTGGCCGTGAAGAACAGCCGCGAGATGGCCCTGCTGCCCTACACCTCCACGGCGCGCTGA
- a CDS encoding DUF488 domain-containing protein — translation MPLLTVGHGPDDRTRLGERLRTSRITELVDVRRFPGSRVNPEVRREALEAWLPERGVAYRWEEQLGGRRRGARGRRRGALPGPVLPGRS, via the coding sequence GTGCCCCTGCTTACCGTGGGCCACGGGCCCGACGACCGCACCCGGCTGGGCGAGCGGCTGCGGACTTCCAGGATCACCGAGCTGGTCGACGTCCGCCGCTTCCCCGGCAGCCGGGTGAACCCCGAGGTGCGGCGGGAGGCGCTGGAGGCCTGGCTGCCGGAGCGGGGCGTCGCCTACCGCTGGGAGGAGCAGCTGGGCGGCCGGCGGCGCGGTGCCCGGGGACGACGGCGCGGTGCACTGCCCGGCCCGGTCCTGCCCGGCCGGTCCTGA
- a CDS encoding single-stranded DNA-binding protein, which yields MAGETVITVIGNLTADPELRFTPSGAAVANFTVASTPRTFDRQSQEWKDGEALFLRCNVWRQAAENVAESLTRGSRVIVSGRLKQRSFETKEGEKRTVVELEVDEIGPSLRYATAKVTRAARSEGGGGGGFGGGGGGGGGFSGGGASDPWSTPPASSDEPPF from the coding sequence ATGGCCGGCGAGACCGTCATCACCGTCATCGGGAACCTGACGGCCGACCCGGAGCTGCGGTTCACGCCGTCCGGCGCCGCCGTCGCCAACTTCACCGTCGCCTCGACCCCCCGCACCTTCGACCGTCAGTCGCAGGAGTGGAAGGACGGCGAGGCGCTGTTCCTGCGGTGCAACGTCTGGCGTCAGGCGGCGGAGAACGTCGCTGAGTCACTCACCCGCGGTTCGCGGGTCATCGTCTCGGGGCGCCTGAAGCAGCGCTCGTTCGAGACGAAGGAAGGCGAGAAGCGCACCGTCGTCGAGCTCGAGGTCGACGAGATCGGCCCCAGCCTCCGGTACGCCACGGCCAAGGTCACCCGCGCTGCGCGCAGCGAGGGTGGCGGCGGCGGTGGGTTCGGCGGAGGCGGCGGCGGTGGCGGTGGCTTCTCCGGCGGCGGGGCGAGCGACCCCTGGTCCACCCCGCCGGCGTCCTCCGACGAACCGCCCTTCTGA
- a CDS encoding class I SAM-dependent methyltransferase, producing the protein MTEQSQWVAITQADPEHSARYAERFRAMAAAGADLAGEARLVDALLPRAARVLDAGCGPGRVGAFLAEAGHDVVGVDVDRVLIAAAEADHPGPRWLVGDLAELDLRDRFDGIVCAGNVMAFLAPSTRRAVLGRFAAHLADGGRVAIGFGAGRGYAFDDFLADARAAGLVPDLLLSTWDLRPFTPEADFLVAVLRAE; encoded by the coding sequence ATGACCGAGCAGAGCCAGTGGGTGGCGATCACGCAGGCCGACCCGGAGCACTCGGCACGCTACGCCGAGCGGTTCCGGGCGATGGCCGCCGCCGGGGCCGACCTCGCCGGTGAGGCGCGGCTGGTCGACGCCCTCCTGCCGCGCGCCGCCCGGGTGCTCGACGCCGGCTGCGGGCCCGGCCGGGTGGGCGCGTTCCTCGCCGAGGCGGGGCACGACGTGGTCGGGGTGGACGTCGACCGGGTGCTGATCGCCGCGGCCGAGGCCGACCACCCCGGTCCCCGGTGGCTGGTCGGTGACCTGGCCGAACTGGACCTGCGCGACCGCTTCGACGGCATCGTCTGCGCCGGCAACGTGATGGCCTTCCTCGCCCCCAGCACCCGCCGTGCCGTGCTGGGGAGGTTCGCCGCCCACCTGGCCGACGGCGGCCGGGTCGCGATCGGCTTCGGCGCCGGCCGCGGCTACGCCTTCGACGACTTCCTGGCCGATGCCCGGGCCGCCGGGCTGGTGCCCGACCTGCTGCTGTCGACCTGGGACCTGCGGCCGTTCACGCCGGAGGCGGACTTCCTGGTCGCGGTGCTGCGGGCGGAGTAG
- the dnaB gene encoding replicative DNA helicase, whose amino-acid sequence MPGGSNDPTVGARPEAGRHAVRTSSTATAGPDVGRRTGRSSVAVVDDISRPRPTAPEYDRQPPQDVAAEQSVLGGMLMSKDAIADVVEVLAGPDFYRPAHQIVFDVILDLYGRGEPADAITVAAELNRTDQLSKMGGAVYLHTLIASTPTAANAGYYAAIVAEQAVLRRLVEAGTRVVQLGYGAAGGKGDVDDIVDRAQQEIYDVTEKRMSEDYSRLEDVLQPTMDELDAIASRGGTARGVPTGIRDLDELTNGLQAGQMVVIAARPGVGKALALDTPVATPSGWTTMGEVAVGDQVIGSDGRPTTVVAATETMTDRPCYEVHFSDGSVIVADAQHQWLTDTRASRRSAQEARARAGVPRELAAVRTTEEIARTVRCSTADSRLNHSVRNAAPLELPAAELSLPPYALGVWLGDGTSASAHYTSADPEIAAYIEADGLVVVPTNVDRRYALQLPAQSGPAARACPMCGELFVPKTSQVQTCGKTCGGALRASGGTGRTATCPDCGGPSAGLVQCAACLADHGTVTGLLRSLGVLGNKHIPAAYLRASVAQRQALLAGLLDTDGTVAVSGVVQFAVTSQRLAEDVRELIAGLGHRVRMSRKRVPGRSENSSTCFTLTFSTDDEVFRLERKKLLHKERGARTFTARGVRFITDVRPIASVPVRCIQVDAEDHLFLAGRSFIPTHNSTLGLDIARSATVKHHLPAAIFSLEMSKHEITMRLLSAEAKVPLHHMRAGTLSDEDWSKLARRMGEIADAPLYIDDSPNMTMMEIRAKARRLKQRNDLKLIVIDYLQLMTSGKKVESRQQEVSEFSRALKLLAKELELPVIAMSQLNRGSEQRQDKKPMLSDLRESGSIEQDADMVMMIHREDMYEKESPRAGEADIMLVKHRNGPTANVTVAFQGHYSRFVDMAN is encoded by the coding sequence GTGCCCGGCGGTAGCAACGACCCGACGGTCGGCGCACGCCCGGAGGCAGGCCGTCATGCGGTCCGCACCAGCAGCACAGCAACAGCCGGTCCCGACGTGGGCCGGCGGACAGGGAGATCCAGCGTGGCGGTCGTCGACGACATCAGCCGGCCGAGGCCGACGGCTCCGGAGTACGACCGCCAGCCCCCTCAGGACGTCGCGGCCGAGCAGTCGGTGCTCGGCGGCATGCTGATGAGCAAGGACGCGATCGCCGACGTCGTGGAGGTCCTGGCCGGCCCGGACTTCTACCGCCCGGCGCACCAGATCGTCTTCGACGTCATCCTCGACCTCTACGGACGTGGTGAGCCGGCTGACGCGATCACCGTCGCCGCGGAGCTCAACCGCACCGACCAGCTGTCCAAGATGGGCGGTGCGGTCTACCTGCACACGCTCATCGCCTCGACCCCGACCGCCGCCAACGCCGGCTACTACGCCGCGATCGTCGCCGAGCAGGCGGTGCTGCGGCGGCTGGTGGAGGCCGGCACCCGCGTGGTGCAGCTGGGCTACGGCGCGGCTGGTGGCAAGGGCGACGTCGACGACATCGTCGACCGGGCCCAGCAGGAGATCTACGACGTCACCGAGAAGCGGATGAGCGAGGACTACTCCCGCCTCGAGGACGTCCTGCAGCCGACGATGGACGAGCTGGACGCCATTGCGTCACGGGGTGGAACGGCCCGCGGCGTGCCCACCGGCATCCGCGACCTCGACGAGCTGACCAACGGCCTGCAGGCCGGTCAGATGGTCGTCATCGCCGCCCGCCCTGGGGTGGGCAAGGCGTTGGCGCTCGACACCCCCGTCGCCACGCCCAGCGGCTGGACGACGATGGGCGAGGTCGCCGTCGGCGACCAGGTGATCGGTTCGGATGGCCGTCCTACCACGGTCGTCGCCGCCACCGAGACGATGACCGACCGGCCCTGCTACGAGGTCCACTTCTCCGACGGCTCGGTGATCGTGGCCGACGCCCAGCACCAGTGGCTCACCGACACCCGCGCCAGCCGCCGTTCGGCCCAGGAGGCACGCGCTCGTGCTGGGGTGCCCCGGGAACTCGCCGCCGTCCGGACGACGGAGGAGATCGCCCGCACTGTTCGCTGCAGTACGGCCGACTCCCGGCTCAACCACTCGGTGCGCAACGCCGCGCCGCTGGAGCTGCCGGCCGCGGAGCTGTCGCTGCCCCCTTACGCGCTCGGGGTGTGGCTGGGCGACGGCACCTCGGCGAGTGCCCACTACACCAGCGCGGACCCCGAGATCGCCGCCTACATCGAGGCCGACGGTCTCGTCGTGGTGCCGACCAACGTCGACCGCCGGTACGCGCTCCAGCTGCCCGCCCAGTCGGGGCCGGCCGCCCGGGCCTGCCCGATGTGCGGTGAGCTCTTCGTCCCGAAGACGTCGCAGGTGCAGACCTGCGGCAAGACCTGCGGTGGGGCGCTGCGCGCCAGCGGTGGTACCGGTCGCACGGCCACCTGCCCGGACTGCGGGGGACCATCCGCCGGCCTCGTGCAGTGCGCAGCATGCCTGGCCGACCACGGCACGGTCACGGGCCTGCTGCGATCTCTCGGCGTGCTGGGGAACAAGCACATCCCGGCGGCCTACCTGCGGGCTTCGGTGGCGCAGCGTCAGGCGCTCCTGGCCGGTCTGCTCGACACCGACGGAACGGTGGCTGTCAGCGGTGTCGTCCAGTTCGCCGTCACCAGTCAGCGGCTCGCTGAGGACGTCCGTGAGCTCATCGCCGGCCTCGGCCACCGGGTCCGGATGAGTCGTAAGCGGGTGCCTGGTCGCAGCGAGAACTCCTCGACGTGCTTCACGCTCACCTTCAGCACCGACGACGAGGTCTTCCGCCTGGAGCGCAAGAAGCTGCTGCACAAGGAGCGAGGGGCCCGCACGTTCACTGCCCGCGGGGTCCGGTTCATCACCGACGTCCGCCCGATCGCCAGCGTCCCGGTGCGCTGCATCCAGGTCGACGCCGAGGACCACCTGTTCCTGGCCGGCCGCAGCTTCATCCCGACGCACAACTCCACCCTGGGGCTCGACATCGCCCGGTCGGCGACGGTGAAGCACCACCTGCCCGCGGCGATCTTCTCGCTCGAGATGAGCAAGCACGAGATCACCATGCGTCTGCTGTCGGCCGAGGCGAAGGTGCCGCTGCACCACATGCGCGCCGGCACGCTGTCGGACGAGGACTGGTCGAAGCTGGCCCGGCGGATGGGCGAGATCGCCGACGCCCCGCTCTACATCGACGACTCCCCGAACATGACGATGATGGAGATCCGGGCCAAGGCACGGCGGCTCAAGCAGCGCAACGACCTCAAGCTCATCGTCATCGACTACCTCCAGCTGATGACCTCGGGCAAGAAGGTCGAGAGCCGCCAGCAGGAGGTCTCGGAGTTCTCCCGTGCGCTGAAGCTGCTGGCCAAGGAGCTCGAGCTGCCCGTCATCGCCATGTCGCAGCTGAACCGTGGGTCGGAGCAGCGTCAGGACAAGAAGCCGATGCTGTCCGACCTGCGTGAGTCCGGCTCGATCGAGCAGGACGCCGACATGGTGATGATGATCCACCGCGAGGACATGTACGAGAAGGAGTCCCCGCGAGCCGGCGAGGCCGACATCATGCTGGTCAAGCACCGCAACGGCCCCACCGCCAACGTCACCGTCGCCTTCCAGGGCCACTACTCCCGCTTCGTCGACATGGCCAACTGA
- a CDS encoding glycosyltransferase family 87 protein: MVAQASEAVGGPWGRHAVTGRARFWTPLRVCLLFTVGVLALAWAKQAPCATGDWSGSKQYTHLCYSDAVALFGSRGLAEGQVPYLDSAVEYPVLTGAMMQLAAVIGRGWDALAGGSGLLPDPLPIYTFTVVTALLLAVLALLVTRGTLALSGRRPWDAAMVALSPVLLVYAFTNWDLLAVALTTLGMWAWARHRPVLAGVLLGLAIAAKFYPLIVPGVLFALCLRAGRLRTWLATVVAAGVAWLVVNVPVALAAPENWARFFTLSDTRPANPESIWALLIDWSGDRFLDGPLAEGQAPEQLNTVVAVVLVSCAAGVCWLALAAPLRPRLPQLAFLLVAAFLLLNKVYSPQYALWLLPLAVLARPRWRSLLAWQATEALVWAMTMLYYLGADSRGVGVEWFYTAVVLRDVAIVALMVLVVREVWQPDRDLVRRSWPGVDDPAGGVLDGAVDVVTLRPSRVAPRRFSRRGPRAAG; the protein is encoded by the coding sequence GTGGTCGCCCAGGCGAGCGAGGCGGTCGGCGGCCCCTGGGGCAGGCACGCGGTCACCGGCCGGGCCCGGTTCTGGACCCCGCTGCGGGTCTGCCTGCTCTTCACCGTCGGCGTCCTCGCGCTCGCCTGGGCCAAGCAGGCGCCGTGCGCGACGGGCGACTGGAGCGGCTCCAAGCAGTACACCCACCTCTGCTACAGCGACGCGGTCGCCCTGTTCGGCAGCCGCGGGCTGGCCGAGGGGCAGGTGCCCTACCTGGACTCCGCCGTCGAGTACCCCGTGCTCACCGGTGCGATGATGCAGCTGGCCGCCGTCATCGGCCGGGGCTGGGACGCGCTGGCCGGCGGCTCCGGGCTGCTGCCGGACCCGCTCCCGATCTACACCTTCACCGTGGTCACCGCCCTGCTGCTGGCGGTGCTGGCGCTGCTCGTCACCCGCGGCACGCTGGCGCTCAGCGGTCGCCGGCCCTGGGACGCGGCGATGGTGGCGCTCTCCCCCGTGCTGCTGGTCTACGCCTTCACCAACTGGGACCTGCTCGCCGTCGCACTGACCACCCTGGGCATGTGGGCGTGGGCGCGGCACCGCCCGGTGCTCGCCGGGGTGCTGCTGGGCCTCGCGATCGCGGCGAAGTTCTACCCGCTGATCGTGCCCGGGGTGCTGTTCGCGCTCTGCCTGCGGGCCGGCCGGCTGCGCACCTGGCTCGCCACCGTGGTCGCCGCCGGGGTCGCCTGGCTGGTGGTGAACGTGCCGGTGGCGCTGGCCGCGCCGGAGAACTGGGCCCGCTTCTTCACCCTCAGCGACACCCGCCCGGCCAACCCCGAGTCGATCTGGGCGCTGCTCATCGACTGGTCCGGCGACCGGTTCCTCGACGGCCCGCTGGCCGAGGGGCAGGCGCCGGAGCAGCTGAACACCGTGGTGGCCGTGGTGCTGGTGAGCTGCGCGGCCGGGGTGTGCTGGCTGGCGCTGGCGGCCCCGCTGCGTCCCCGCCTGCCGCAGCTGGCGTTCCTGCTGGTGGCGGCCTTCCTGCTGCTGAACAAGGTGTACAGCCCGCAGTACGCGCTCTGGCTGCTGCCGCTGGCCGTGCTGGCCCGGCCGCGGTGGCGCTCACTGCTGGCCTGGCAGGCCACCGAGGCCCTGGTGTGGGCGATGACGATGCTCTACTACCTGGGTGCCGACTCCCGCGGCGTGGGCGTCGAGTGGTTCTACACGGCCGTCGTGCTGCGGGACGTCGCGATCGTCGCGCTGATGGTGCTCGTCGTCCGCGAGGTCTGGCAGCCCGACCGGGACCTGGTGCGGCGCAGCTGGCCCGGGGTCGACGACCCCGCCGGCGGCGTGCTGGACGGCGCGGTGGACGTGGTCACACTGCGACCCTCCCGCGTCGCACCGCGTCGGTTCAGCCGGCGAGGGCCGCGCGCAGCAGGCTGA
- a CDS encoding GNAT family N-acetyltransferase yields the protein MPRSLRPRAGCGARTGGSSRAGRCSAPSPCATSSTTSCSGPGGHIGYGIRPSARRRGLVTWALGEVLPVARRMGLDRVLVTCADDNVASARVIERAGGVLEDVRETELGRARRYWITLAD from the coding sequence ATCCCGCGGTCACTCCGGCCGAGGGCGGGGTGCGGTGCTCGTACTGGTGGGTCGTCGAGGGCGGGGAGGTGCTCGGCGCCATCGCCCTGCGCCACGAGCTCAACGACTTCCTGCTCCGGGCCGGGGGGGCACATCGGCTACGGGATCCGGCCCTCCGCCCGCCGGCGCGGCCTGGTGACCTGGGCACTCGGCGAGGTGCTGCCGGTGGCCCGGCGGATGGGGCTGGACCGGGTGCTGGTCACCTGCGCCGACGACAACGTCGCGTCCGCGCGGGTGATCGAACGCGCCGGTGGGGTGTTGGAGGACGTTCGGGAGACGGAGCTGGGCCGCGCCCGGCGGTACTGGATCACGTTGGCCGACTGA
- the rpsF gene encoding 30S ribosomal protein S6 translates to MRNYELMIILDPELEERTIAPSLDRFLTVVTNSGGTVKTEIWGRRRLAYEINKNVEGIYAIVDIQAEPAAVAELDRQLNLNESILRTKLMRPEVH, encoded by the coding sequence GTGCGTAACTACGAACTGATGATCATCCTCGACCCCGAGCTCGAGGAGCGGACCATCGCTCCCAGCCTGGACCGGTTCCTGACCGTCGTCACCAACTCCGGTGGCACCGTCAAGACCGAGATCTGGGGCCGCCGCCGGCTGGCCTACGAGATCAACAAGAACGTCGAGGGCATCTACGCGATCGTCGACATCCAGGCCGAGCCGGCCGCCGTCGCCGAGCTGGACCGTCAGCTGAACCTCAACGAGTCCATCCTGCGCACCAAGCTGATGCGGCCCGAGGTCCACTGA
- the rplI gene encoding 50S ribosomal protein L9 yields the protein MKLILTQEVTGLGSSGDTVEVKGGYGRNYLLPRGLAMVATRGAEKQVESLRRARAARDVASLEEAQSIAARLGGLTVTLPARAGEGGRLFGRITSADVAAAVTAAGGPELDRRRIEIPSSIKTTGAHTVTVRVHPEVTASVNLDVVAG from the coding sequence ATGAAGCTGATCCTCACGCAGGAGGTCACCGGTCTCGGGTCCTCCGGCGACACCGTCGAGGTCAAGGGCGGCTACGGCCGCAACTACCTCCTGCCCCGCGGGCTGGCCATGGTCGCCACCCGGGGTGCCGAGAAGCAGGTCGAGAGCCTGCGCCGGGCGCGTGCCGCCCGCGACGTCGCCTCGCTGGAAGAGGCGCAGTCGATCGCCGCGCGGCTGGGCGGCCTGACCGTCACGCTGCCGGCCCGCGCCGGTGAGGGTGGCCGGCTCTTCGGCCGGATCACCAGCGCCGACGTCGCCGCCGCGGTCACCGCCGCCGGTGGCCCGGAGCTCGACCGTCGCCGGATCGAGATCCCCAGCAGCATCAAGACGACCGGCGCCCACACCGTCACGGTGCGGGTGCACCCCGAGGTCACCGCATCGGTGAACCTCGACGTCGTCGCTGGGTAA
- a CDS encoding DNA polymerase IV, whose protein sequence is MRREPSILHLDLDAFFAAVEQRDKPSLRGRPVVVGGTGGRGVVATASYEARAFGARSAMSTAEARRLCPPGTAFLGGRFAAYRRTSEVVMGLLRELSPLVEPLSIDEAYVDLAAGGHDLSLAAVTALARDLKDRIAEATGGVTGSVGVATSKSLAKIGSELDKPDGLTVVPPGAELDVLHPLPVRSLGGIGPVTAERLAQISVKTIGDLHRLSLVDLTSLVGQAHGAGLYRLARADDDRPVVADREAKSVSAEETFARDLTDPARLAAEIEALAVRVGSRLQRSGTSGRTVTLKVRRFDYSTLTRSQTLAHALDEPRQIAEVAQRLLAGVDRSGGVRLLGVGVSGLSPYAQGDLFAERDPEPVALVVDEAPEPETVEPPPAVVAWYPGQDVVHAELGAGWVWGSGLNRVTVRFEGPRTAPGPVRTLAADDPDLAPGDPPDWTG, encoded by the coding sequence GTGCGGCGCGAGCCGAGCATCCTGCACCTGGACCTCGACGCCTTCTTCGCCGCCGTCGAGCAGCGGGACAAGCCCTCGCTGCGCGGGCGGCCGGTGGTGGTCGGGGGCACGGGCGGGCGCGGCGTGGTCGCCACCGCCTCCTACGAGGCGCGGGCGTTCGGCGCCCGCAGCGCGATGTCCACGGCCGAGGCGCGCCGGCTCTGCCCGCCGGGCACCGCCTTCCTCGGCGGCCGGTTCGCCGCCTACCGCCGGACGTCGGAGGTGGTGATGGGCCTGCTGCGCGAGCTCTCGCCGCTGGTCGAGCCGCTCTCCATCGACGAGGCCTACGTCGACCTGGCCGCCGGCGGGCACGACCTGTCCCTCGCCGCGGTCACCGCGCTCGCCCGCGACCTCAAGGACCGCATCGCCGAGGCCACCGGCGGGGTCACCGGCTCGGTCGGGGTGGCCACCTCCAAGTCGCTGGCGAAGATCGGCTCCGAGCTGGACAAGCCGGACGGGCTGACCGTCGTCCCGCCCGGAGCGGAGCTGGACGTGCTGCACCCGCTGCCGGTGCGCAGCCTCGGCGGGATCGGCCCGGTGACCGCGGAGCGGCTGGCGCAGATCTCGGTGAAGACGATCGGCGACCTGCACCGGCTCTCCCTGGTCGACCTGACCAGCCTCGTGGGCCAGGCGCACGGCGCCGGGCTGTACCGGCTGGCCCGCGCCGACGACGACCGGCCGGTGGTCGCCGACCGGGAGGCGAAGTCGGTGAGCGCGGAGGAGACGTTCGCCCGCGACCTGACCGACCCCGCGCGGCTGGCCGCGGAGATCGAGGCGCTCGCGGTGCGGGTGGGCAGCCGGCTGCAGCGGTCGGGCACGTCCGGGCGCACCGTCACCCTCAAGGTGCGCCGGTTCGACTACTCGACCCTCACCCGTTCGCAGACGCTGGCGCACGCCCTCGACGAGCCCCGGCAGATCGCCGAGGTCGCGCAGCGGCTGCTCGCCGGGGTGGACCGCAGCGGCGGGGTGCGGCTGCTCGGCGTCGGCGTCTCGGGGCTGTCGCCGTACGCCCAGGGCGACCTCTTCGCCGAGCGCGACCCGGAGCCGGTGGCGCTCGTGGTCGACGAGGCACCCGAGCCCGAAACCGTGGAGCCCCCGCCCGCGGTGGTGGCCTGGTACCCCGGGCAGGACGTCGTCCACGCGGAGCTCGGCGCCGGGTGGGTGTGGGGCAGCGGGCTGAACCGGGTGACGGTCCGTTTCGAGGGGCCGCGGACGGCGCCCGGGCCGGTGCGCACCCTGGCCGCCGACGACCCGGACCTCGCCCCCGGCGACCCCCCGGACTGGACCGGTTGA
- a CDS encoding tetratricopeptide repeat protein: MTRDGAAEAEIDDLINRGCDLAEAGDHAAAVVAFGRAAARGSALAWFNLGNSLAELRRWDEAVQAYQRAAADGEDDAWLNLAIALLHVERWADAEEAAREALAAGDRAAWATLGTAQLEQGQREEARAAFRRGAELGDPDAAVQLAWSLREDGDLSDAQSWLQRAVDAGDAHARAVLACWRWDETRDPVLEGELRAGADRHPSTRVDLADLLRTAGRLEEARGVLEAGALRNEEESWRPLGSLLAEEFDHPVAAAAAYRAGIDAGDLHCHHDLGVLLLDQGDVDGAIEQLLRGAEGGDQLAARVLRQVLDAES; the protein is encoded by the coding sequence ATGACCCGGGACGGCGCGGCGGAGGCCGAGATCGACGACCTCATCAACCGTGGCTGCGACCTGGCCGAGGCCGGGGACCACGCAGCTGCGGTGGTGGCGTTCGGTCGGGCGGCCGCCCGCGGCTCGGCGCTGGCCTGGTTCAACCTCGGCAACAGCCTGGCCGAGCTGCGTCGCTGGGACGAGGCCGTCCAGGCCTACCAGCGGGCCGCCGCCGACGGCGAGGACGACGCCTGGCTCAACCTGGCCATCGCGTTGTTGCACGTGGAACGGTGGGCCGACGCCGAGGAGGCCGCACGGGAGGCGCTGGCCGCCGGCGACCGGGCCGCCTGGGCCACGCTCGGCACCGCCCAGCTGGAGCAGGGGCAGCGGGAGGAGGCCCGGGCCGCGTTCCGCCGGGGCGCCGAGCTCGGTGACCCGGACGCCGCCGTGCAGCTCGCCTGGTCGCTGCGTGAGGACGGCGACCTCTCCGACGCCCAGTCCTGGCTGCAGCGCGCGGTCGACGCCGGTGACGCGCACGCGCGGGCCGTGCTGGCCTGCTGGCGGTGGGACGAGACGCGCGACCCGGTGCTGGAGGGTGAGCTGCGGGCCGGCGCCGACCGGCATCCCTCCACCCGGGTCGACCTGGCCGACCTGCTGCGCACTGCCGGCCGGCTGGAGGAGGCCCGCGGCGTGCTGGAGGCCGGGGCGCTGCGCAACGAGGAGGAGAGCTGGCGGCCGCTGGGCAGCCTGCTCGCCGAGGAGTTCGACCACCCTGTCGCGGCCGCGGCGGCCTACCGGGCCGGGATCGACGCCGGCGACCTGCACTGCCACCACGACCTGGGCGTGCTGCTGCTGGACCAGGGCGACGTCGACGGCGCCATCGAGCAGCTGCTGCGCGGCGCGGAGGGCGGCGACCAGCTGGCGGCCCGGGTGCTGCGCCAGGTCCTCGACGCCGAGAGCTGA
- a CDS encoding cupin domain-containing protein → MSHLPDPATFSHRGDQPSAGRTRFVATGAQTRGDFGLFEVAMPPGGDGPVPHLHRSFSEAFHVLEGSLAVLANGEWTTAHAGDLLYVPRSGVHAFRSAGPDVGARFLILFTPGIPREDYFTGLLELHADGRTPTTEEIDEFALRHDQLNLRD, encoded by the coding sequence ATGAGCCACCTGCCCGACCCCGCGACGTTCTCCCACCGGGGCGACCAGCCCAGCGCGGGGCGCACCCGCTTCGTCGCCACGGGTGCGCAGACGCGTGGCGACTTCGGGCTGTTCGAGGTGGCGATGCCGCCCGGCGGCGACGGGCCGGTGCCGCACCTGCACCGGAGCTTCAGCGAGGCGTTCCACGTGCTCGAGGGGTCGCTGGCGGTGCTGGCCAACGGGGAGTGGACGACCGCGCACGCCGGTGACCTGCTCTACGTGCCGCGGTCGGGGGTGCACGCCTTCCGGTCGGCCGGTCCGGACGTCGGCGCCCGGTTCCTCATCCTGTTCACCCCCGGCATCCCGCGGGAGGACTACTTCACCGGGCTGCTGGAGTTGCACGCCGACGGCCGCACCCCGACGACGGAGGAGATCGACGAGTTCGCCCTCCGCCACGACCAGCTCAACCTGCGCGACTGA